The following nucleotide sequence is from Leptodactylus fuscus isolate aLepFus1 chromosome 10, aLepFus1.hap2, whole genome shotgun sequence.
CCGAGCACAGAGAGCAGGGCGCGGATCGCATCAGGACAGAAACGGACGCAAATGATTCATTGTGTGACAACTTTAGCAGCCTGAGCATTACTGAGCAGACGACGACATCGGGCGCGGTCGAAAGCCGCTTATCGGCGTCGCACATCAACGCTACAGCCGCCGTGCACCATGGCTCCTCACCCAAAGACTCTCAACCCTTTGATAGGCGAGTTGCTTCTGCCAGCCATTGTCCTAAAAAACCGAACGACTATAGAAGGAAGTCCGAGGAGACTTGGGCAGAACAAGATAGGGCCAGAAGGAAAGCGCAGACCAAGAGAAAGTGCCAGTCTAGGAAATCAGAAAACTCCGCAGACCTTGTGCGAAGAGACGAGGGCTTAGCGAGGTTCTCCGACAGCGCAGGGCGAGGAGACTCCATGTGTGTATCTAACCACCACAATGTAGGTTTACCATCTCATACTATAGATAACCGCCAGGTAGACCATATAGAAGGCACCTCTGTACACCAAAGCGCGGTCTTACATCCCACCGCAGGTAGTGCTGGAAAAACCTCCGTAAGTGACGCTACTGAAGCCCCATCTGGGCAGCTCACAGGTAGCGGTGCAAATAATGATCTCTGCTATGAGAATAGAGCACAGAGAGAATTAGGCCCCTGTCCTGTTATAGAAGAACAGGCCTTGGAGGAGGATAGTCATGACGCCATTGTCTGCGCCATTGAGCTCAGCGGTGGAGAACGCCTGTCTGAGAGTGGTGGGGTCATACAAGATGGCGTACATAGCTCTGTATCACTAGTGAATGCCAATACAGCTCAGGATAGACCTCACGACGTGAGCGAAGCAGATGGAAAACCTGACGTTGGGGAGGAAAATAGACTAGAGGGGAGCAGTAGTGCATCAGATTCGGAAAGCGCCTTAGAGACAGTGGAAACCAGTAGTGAAGTGGCGCAGGCCACGGGTAGTTTAGATCTAGAACCTGATGTAGTATTAGCAGATACACCACAGGCAGAGGCATTAGTGTCTGCAGAACAGAGCCCTGCCACCAGTCCACAGCCCACGGTGTACATACAGGTCATTGATCCTCCATTGGCGAGCCTAGAGGTGGCAGACGCAGTGACAACTGTGGAAGGGGCGGAATCCGTACCAGCCGGGGTGAATGCAGAGTCTCTTGAGACATCTTCAAAGCAAGCAGAGCCTTGCCCCGGGATGGAGGACGCTGAGCCGGCCCTGTGCTCTAATGGTGGGATGCCGTCAGGTTGTTCCGATGACCCAAAGGAATGTAATGCGTTTACTGGAACTGACTGCGCACTGGAAGGGCGGACGGACCCTGGTGGGACATCTTTGGAAACCACTGACAAAGTGACTCCATGTGTAGCCAGTGCCACCGATGAAGAGAGCTGGGATTCTCTCTTTAATGATGATGGAGAGTGTGTGGACCCTAGCCATGTGCAAGAGGTAAATTCTGCAAGACCGTCAGTTTATTTTAATAGCCCTGCTTAACGTAGACAGTGGGAGAAACCCGGGGAGAGCTAGGGGTGCGGCAAAATAAAAAAGAAGGGATCTTTACCTCCCTCCGGCCATCCTTTGTGGCATTGGTTGCCCCGTTCATTCCGTTCCTACACTAGTCGGCTGGACGTGAAGTGGCTCAGGACTGCTTTGGCCGattattggcttcagtggtcacatgctggACACTAGTGACCTATTACAAGTGACTTCACCAGTAAACTGCATGTGACCGCCGTGGCCAGTAAAGTGGTCACCTGAGCTGTTTTACATCCGGCCCAGTCGTTGTGGTCATGGAATGGATTTCGTAATGGAGGATCAGGGGTAGGGGATGAGTATCCcttctatattaaaggggtattccacttACAAGTTATTGATAAAGAAGAACTGCTGGCTGACTGGGAGCCATACCATTGTGACCCCTCCCCTTGCCTGAATGGGGGTCCTGTGTCCTCTATATCCCATGGCACTGACCTGGATACAAGTAAACCGTGCTTGACTGCCGCTCCATTCAATTCTTCCTCGTGGCATGGGGAACTAAAGGTGGTGGTGGTCCCATCAGTCGAACCTACACCCATCTACTAGTTTATACAACTTGTGTATCTTACTACCGTAATGCCCCTTTAGTTCTGTCTTCGGCAATCTCTTTAGCCCCCCCTAGTGGTGTCATTCGGCAGCCACAATGTTATCATTTCACTTTGACTATGGTAGGTGGAAGATTTAGCGCTCGAGTTGTCTTTACAATTCTCACTTTATTAGACGTGTGATATCTGTAGTAGTCATTCTATAAGATGGAGATCACTTCTCCTGCTTTTCTTCTAGCTGACCTTCACAGAAGAAGGAGAAAGCCCTAAGAAGTCCAGATATAACTACTACGACTACGAGCCTGAAGAGCCGCCCGTCGATGATCTAGAACTGTCACATGTCATTGAGATCTACGGCTTCCCTGCAGAATTTAAGACCGAGGATTTACTCCGCGCCTTCTCCACTTACCAGTGAGTCCTGTCCGCTCCTCTTAATCTCGGGTttactgggaaagttgggtgacctcTAGTAGAAAGCTACAGCAGCTCTAATCATTGGCACCCAGCATTTCCAGATGACTGACTGGCAGATCTTTCTTATGATACTTTTACTTTTATTCCCCACTCTGTCATCTTTACATGACTTGACAAATTTTGTCCACTGTTCTAGAAAAGCTGAGAGAAGTCCACGGGCCATATTTAAGGGGTTTTGCCCAAGATTTAAAGTTGTCCCCATCTGACTGTTGGGCCCCCCACTCATCATGAGCGTCGCAGCCTCTTCCCcgaataccaaacacagtgccgaccattgtatagtggctgtacttggtattgcagcccagcccTAGTCACTTGATTTGGACCAAACTGCAAAAAGGCCACGTGATGAATGAATGTGACAGAGAATTTCCAGACTGCATGTGTCCAAGGTGTATGGTCCGTGCTTATGGGCCTCAGTTCCTGCTTGCAGCTTTCTGTGTGActtgtgtatttgatcatttgtacATGTTATTTTTATGCTGCAGGAAGAAAGGGTTTGACATCAAGTGGGTGGACGATACACACGCTCTTGGAATATTCGCAAGTCCTATCACAGGTATGGTAATCCGCCTTATTACTATAGGACAATGCAGAGGGGACGAAATATGTAACAATAAaaaaagccaaagtcaggaaaacTCACAAGTGAGAATTAAGCAGCGATGGTGGTGAGATTTTGATTTAagctttcatgaaaagttgaactaTCTGCAGTCTATTctctgactgtataagccttcatatgtgATGTGCTATCATGTTTTTATTGctaatatccccattatggctgcagcacattttacaattgtctctaaggggggggggtgtttgcctCTCTCCACTATCTATTGTCACTACTACTGGTTTGTTTacttgtaattctgccaggagaaactgtacaatagcaaacaaatgtctgagaaaagcccaagttgACTATAAGATAGGAGATCCGGGAACACTGGACTATAAATACAGGGCAAATGCAAGCAGCTAATAATATCCCTAGAGCTGTCCATGCATACACATATCTTGCATTGTAATTTGTGCTATGTGCAGAATGttaggtccagtgcacagagaaagcagtttGTAGATGTGTGTGGAAGCTGTGAGGAGAATCGCCCCCTCCCctgtgcattcactgtgtgaacagaGAACAGTCcatgctccactcactgtgaagccATTGTGCCTCCATGGACTGGGGTCCGTAGTAATAGGGAGTGAACTTCCAAtttgctagaagggagacacctagtggcaggaaattTAGCGAGGTTTTACAGGCAGAAACCAGCAACctatttaattaaagtgcattatgtTTTGGTCCAAAATCACACGATtagatgagactaagttgtctgagaaGTTACTGATCATTTTAATAAATGTAATGTTTTTCCCTTTAGCTCGTGACGCATTGTCCAGCAAGAACCCGTTGGTGAAGGTTCGAGCGTTGTCCCAAGCCACCAGGGCATCCAAAGTGAAAGCCCGGGCCTGTGCAGGTAAGCAACTATATCACAGCAGCCGTAAGGTTTTCAGCACACAGTTGTGaggaaaaaaccccccaaaaaggcTGCAGTTTGATACTCAATTCCTATGCAGAATCTGTATGAGGTATCCACCACAAAtgtgctgtgtgaacataacctaagaaGGAGATCTATAGAGGTAGGGTGGTTTCTCCTTCACCAGGGTAGGGGTCGTTTTGCCTGCCCCATCTCCTTTCTGATTCTGTGAatgtattccccctgccctctggtgcactggagggagaagatgtatgatacacagccttccactgccaGAAAGGAGAGCAATAAATGTTAAAATACCCAAAAAATAATAGCAGTTGGTCAAAAAGGGCCGCGGGGACAATGGCTTTGGCGTAGGGCTGACCTGCAATTCCTGTCTTCATCCTAGCCAAGCCCTCCATATTTATAGGACACACTGATGTCTCCTTTTACCTTGGGCTGCGGTGTCTCTGCTTTGGCCTTATAACCTTCCACATCTCCATAAATTTGCTTTCTTTACGTTTTTGTAAAGTCGCCCAGGACTCCAGACCCGGAGCGATCactatatttacatatatttacACTCCTTACACAGGCCATTCATTATTAATAAAGGACTGGAATCAATAAAGACAGGATTGCACTTCTTGTTTGCATTAATGCCGCTCTAAGGAGGGATGACCTTGGTGAATTCAATAACACAAGGGGGTTAAAAGCAAAAGTCCAATAGTTGTTCAATGAAAGACGCCAAGAGGGAGCGCATTGAAGGCTGCACGGCTGGGTCCTTACAGGTCCTTCTGTGGATAGGTGCTGGGCAGCACTATATGCACTGGCATGAGCTGGCACTACAGAATGGCTATCTCTCCTAGGCCTCATCTTGTTCCCTATGGAGGTTGCTCCACAGTATAGACTGCCTGTATGGTTATAGGGAAGAGTATAGCACTCAGAGCATCCTCGGGCCAGGGGTGCAGGACAAGACTTCATGACCCATCAGCTTGTTGGCACCTGACCCTGGTGACCATGCCACAGCCCTTAAAGTCTTCCTTCACAACTTCTAGTAATTGGATAGTACGGGTGAATCGAAGAAACTTGGTAATGTATCttattccttctccacttatcaggtttAGTTATTtcctacatagaagtctatggaggaggaggatgctgGAAAATaatgggtggggctagaacctgtgatgtgggtgtGGCAATGGCCTTAGTTACAGGAGCCTCCTAGTATATGATGccgagctgatctgagtcctctaggacccagcagttcCTGGCACCCGGCTGATCACTTCATGGAGGCTCCTAtagcttatccttgacctctgtgtatacagcaatcgggcaggcagggatggtaataaactgtccctgccttctctatgggaCTTGTGCAGTTGCTGTCTCTCTGCCTTCTTCTAAACCTTAGGTCAGACCTCTCTCTGTCTGTAAGGCGACTCTCTTCAGCAGGAGCTCTCCCCCTCTGCTCAGCCTTCTGTAGAAGAATTAGCATACTAAGCTCCGCCCTGTAGTAAAGTCCGTCCCCCTCTGCAGGCTGAAACTAGAGATAGGAAACAAGCCAATAGGCTTTTCTTGTTTGGTGGGACTCACCTGGTGGTCCTGGCATGACCCCAGGAGGTCGCCCTACAGCCTGACGACTTGTGGCCGTGCCTGAGGTTATTTACTCCATTATATAATGAGAATGAACGTCTGGGGGCCATTTATCAGATTACAGAGCTGGTCGCAGGCAGTCAGTTCCCTGTCCGGGCTTTTAGCAGCACTTTACGCGTAGGGAAACATCGCGGCGAGGAATGAACAAGATCTCTCCCGGGGCTCAGCCGACGTGAACTTCCTCCATTCTCTCTCTTTCACAAACTAAAGTTGTTTCCATGGAACAGTGATCTTGACCTGACTGTGTCCCGAGCCCAGGGAAAGCTCTCCTGGAGACCTCAGTAGAAGAATACGTGCGTCTGTAACCGCCTGTGGGCCAAGACGTCTCCAGATGGTTCACACGCCTCAGCCCTCATGCATAGAAATCACTTGATTTGGGGGACGTTTCGTCTCTTTCTGTATTTTCCAGGGCACGTTGCCTTTATTTCCCTCCTGTACTGAGATTAGATCACACGGTGGGGAAGGGGCTTTACTGAGGCTACTTTATTTCACACTCATTTTTGTATATTCCGTTGTTGGAATTTTTACAATAAGAGAAAGTTTTTAGAAATCTGCAAAATGTTTATatttatttgcaaaaaattttaacttttaatggtcTACAAAATTGAATACGGCTATGTCCATGGGGGAAACCCTATTACCTAGGCCATGTATATTGGGaaggtttaaagggattccaccattaaaaatttttttttttttcaccctaaaatgtcggattagccttaagaaaggctattcgtctcctacctttagaggtgtAACCtacgccgctgttcagtagaaatacgggttttcttcggtatgcaaatgagttatctcgcagcactgtgggcgggccccagcactcaaacagcactgggggcgtccccaatgctgcaagagaactctccagcgccgcctccgtcttcttcaggaatggggtctttactgcgtcttcttccagaggttggcttcaaacctctaggcctcaggcagagccgactgcgcatgtccgcggccacaagaaaaatggctgcttatacagtaagtaagtggccatcttcttgtggcctgtgggcatgcacagtcggccctgcccgaggcctacaactTTCACCtcctgtgctggaagaagacgcatgaagaggctgtTCATGAAGAAGAGGCggcggagagttctctcgcagcattggggacgccccagtgctgtttgagtgctggggcccgcccccaatgctgctagagaactcatttgcatactggtggaaaacgggattttaaccaaacggcggcacggagaagacatctaaaggtaggagacgaatagcctttcttaaggctattcctacgtgttaggtagaaaaaaaaaagtttttaatggtagaatccctttaaagggaaagaAGGCTCTGACTACAGAGGGTGAgtctgtagtctgttaccatggagacacatagaagTTGAATACATAGTTTTACATGAAATGGAACGTCTTATTCCATAAGGTTAATATTTATTTCTGGCAGAAATCCTCTGCTTCCATATTTCTAATCTGTTATTATTCCTCCGTGCTCCGGGTCTGACCTAATTATCGCTCATTTTATCGTGGGATCCATAATTATCATTCCTTAACGATACAAGGTTTTTCATTACTCGCCGCACTTTCCGTCTGCAATTATCTCAAGTGTTACAATAATTGCGCAAGTCTTTTATCGGTCTAGATCGCACGTTATAAATccgagccggggggggggggggggagaacgctGTCAGCTCATTCAATGTCATTATTGTCCTTTTTATTCCTCTTTTGTTCTTGTGTGACTTTAGACTTTCTGCAGCCCGCTAAAGACCGTCCAGAAACGTCTGCGGTTCTCGCAAGGAGACTGGTGATTAGTGCCTTGGGAGTGCGAAGTACCCAGAGCCGCGCCGAGCGGGAGGCTGAGCGCAAGAAACTCCAGGAAGCCAGAGGTGAGAGGAAGCAATTAGATTGTGCCCAGGCTTCGGTTTGGTCGGATTCTGTTGTTAACAGCTGCAGACGCTGTCAAACCGTATTAAGTGGCACAATCTTCTCGCTGCATATGTGCAAgtacttatctctcctcctcctccggctgGAGATGAGCAAGGCTTACCGGCGGGATCGTGACACTCCTGTCATTGTACAATCAGCCTGGCAACGATATTAAAACAATGGGGTTCATTCCCAGAGACCTCCATTAGAATGAAGACGATACAAAAATGGccaaaagtaaaaagctgtttAAAAGGGCTTTATTGATCAGTTTGTAAtctatcaattttttttcaatttttttttttaatttttatatacaatatttttttctgtacatgataatgggggcggccatcttgcctatgTTCCTcctttgctctgttaacagcatttagtcagGGCTATAGTCAGCAATAGACTGGTGCCGACTCATTGAGGTGCATGGGTAAGTTTCCTACATATGGTCTGTGCAGGGGGGCATAAggaagacattaaagggattcaatcaataaaattttatttttaggaatagccttaagaaaggctattcttcacctacctttagatgtcttctccgggctgccattttgtaaaaatcctggttttcgtctgtatgcaaatgcgttctctcgcagcactgggggcgggccccagtgctcaaatggtactgggggcgtctccaatgctgcgagagaaatctccagcaccgcctccatcttcttctggaacggtctctgttcacgtcttcttccggcgctagggggtcaatcttctaggccttggacaaAGCCGACTGCTCATACcctccggccacaagaaaatggcaggcggacatcttaaggtaggagaagattcttaagactattccaacgtgttagtcattaaaaatacaattataataatagaatccctttaagacgttGGGAGTATATGGGGCACCTTATATTTTATGGGGGCTTAAGTGCTGCAGATTTCACCCACAGTTGTCAACCTTTGCAATAGGCCACacattttaggggggggggggtgcacgtCTAACCTCTTAGACCCCCTGTGTGTCCTTACCCGCCCCTGAGAACCTGCATTTTGTCATAACACGTCATGTACCGGTTTTGcccggagtgttcctttaagtttTCTTTTTAAGTTTTCCCCTTTAGAGAACTTCAGTTGCGACAGTACATGTGGTAATGGCGGGTAGCATTGTGCCTATGGAATACAGATAACACCCCCCTCCTCAGACGGTGTGTACGCCGCGCGCTGTTTTGATGGTGGCGTTCTTTTAACTTCGAGTCACTGCACGCTTTGTGCTCTTGGCCTTATTTTGCCTCGCTGCTGTTATGAACTTGTCATTGTGACTGTCACATATGCCGAAACGCTGTGAAACCTTGACAGTTTGGGCTTACTGAGGAATAAAAGAAGGAAATAAACATTGCACTAAGATGTGTTTATCTTGGAGAAAATATGTTTGGAGATTATTCTCGGCTCTTTACCTGCTTTTACACCTCCGTTCCTGTAAATGCTTTGTGGCGGCGTATTACCTGACAATACAGCGCGCCTCCTTCCTTCCTCATTATGTCTGTGTTTTCCCGGTTACTTATTTATTCGCTCTGTATTGTTGTAAATCGGGATCCTACTGTCAGTGCCCTAAAATCTGCACGAGAGAAAATTATTGGGCACCCTAAATGTTGTCTTACCCTTTCTTACCTCACCCCTTCCAGTGCTAGACCGCTTCCCCCCGGGCCTCTCCGCTTCCCCCCGGGCCTCTCCGCTTCCCCCCGGGCCTCTCCGCTTCCCCCCGGGCCTCTCCGCTCCCCCCCCGGGCCTCTCCGTTTTCCCTCGGCCTCTCCGtttcccccaggcttctctgcttCCCCCTTGGGCCTCTCCGCTTCTCTTGGGGCTCTCGGCTTCCCTCCAGCCTCTCTGcttcccccaggcttctctgcttCCCCCGGGCCTCTCTGCTTCCCCCGGGCCTCTCTGCTTCCCCCGGGCCTCTCTGCTTCCCCCGGGCCTCTCTGCTTCCCCCAAGGCTCTCCGCTTCCTCCGGGCCTCTCTGCTTCCCCCGGGCCTCTCTGCTTCCCCCGGGCCTCTCTGCTTCCCCCGGGCCTCTCTGCTTCCCCCGGGCCTCTCTGCTTCCCCCGGGCCTCTCTGCTTCCCCCGGGCCTCTCTGCTTCCCCCGGGCCTCTCTGCTTCCCCCGGGCCTCTCTGCTTCCCCCGGGCCTCTCTGCTTCCCCCGGGCCTCTCTGCTTCCCTCGGGCCTCTCTGCTTCCCCCGGGCCTCTCTGCTTCCCCCGGGCCTCTCTGCTTCCCCCGGGCCTCTCCGCTTCCCCCGGGCCTCTCCGCTTCCCCTGCGCCTCTCCGCTTCCCCTGCGCCTCTCCGCTTCCCCTGCGCCTCTCCGCTTCCCCCGGGCCTCTCCGCTTCCCCCGGGCCTCTCCGTTTCCCCCGGGCCTCTCCGTTTCCCCCGGGCCTCTCCGTTTCCCCCGGGCCTCTCCGTTTCCCCCGGGCCTCTCCGCTTCCCCGGGCCTCTCCGCTTCCCCCGGGCCTCTCCGCTTCCCCCGGGCCTCTCCGCTTCCCCCGGGCCTCTCCGCTTCCCCCGGGCCTCTCCGCTTCCCCCGGGCCTCTCTGCTTCCCCCGGGCCTCTCTGCTTCCCCCGGGGCTCTTTGCTTCCTCCGGGCCTCTCCGCTTCCCCCGGGGCTCTCCGCTTCCTCCGGGCCTCTCCGCTTCCCCCGGGGCTCTCCACTTCCCTCCAGCCTCTCTATTTCCCCTCGGCCTCTCCGTTTCCCCCGGGCCTCTCCGTTTCCCCCGGGCCTCTCCGCTCCCCCCCCAGGCCTCTCCGCTTCCCTCTGGCCTCTCCGTTTCCCAAAGGCTTCTCTGCTTCCCCCTTGGGCCTCTCCGTTTCCCCTCGGCCTCTCCGtttcccccaggcttctctgcttCCCCCTTGGGCCTCTCCGCTTCCCTTGGGCCTCTCCGCTTCTCTCGGGGCTCTCCGCTTCTCTCGGGGCTCTCCGCTTCTCTCCAACCTCTCTGCTTCCCCCGGGCTTCTCTGCTTCCCCCGGGCCTCTCCGCTTCCCCCGGGCCTCTCTGCTTCCCCCGGGCCTCTCTGCTTCCCCTGGGGCTCTTCGCTTCCTCCGGGCCTCTCCGCTTCCCCCGGGCCTCTCCGCTTCCCCCCGGGCCTCTCCGCTTCCCCCCGGGCCTCTCCGCTTCCCCCGGGCCTCTCTGCTTCCCCCGGGGCTCTCTGCTTCCCCCGGGCCTCTCCGCTTCCCCTGGGGCTCTCCGCTTCCTCCGGGCCTCTCCGCTTCCCCCGGGCCTCTCCGCTTCCCCCGGGCCTCTCCGCTTCCCCCGGGGCTCTCCGCTTCCTCCGGGCCTCTCCGCTTCCCCCGGACCTCTCCGCTTCCCACGGGCCTCTCTGCTTCCCCCGGGGCTCTTCGCTTCCTCCGGGCCTCTCCGCTTCCTCCGGGCCTCTCCGCTTCCCCCGGGCCTCTCCGTTTCCCCTGGGCCTCTCCGCTTCCCCCGGGCCTCTCCGCTTCCCCCGGGCCTCTCCGCTTCCTCCGGGCCTCTCCGCTTCCTCCGGGCCTCTCCGCTTCCCCCGGGGCTCTCCGCTTCCTCCGGGCCTCTCCGCTTCCCCTCGGCCTCTCCGTTTCCCCCGGGCCTCTCCGTTTCCCCCGGGCCTCTCCGTTTCCCCCGGGCCTCTCCGCTTCCCCTGGGCCTCTCCGCTTTCCCCGGGCCTCTCTGCTCTCCCAATCTAACAGCTACTTAATTACTGGTGTTCTGCAGTCTAGCTTTACTATATAAACTGTGAATCTCCATTTTCGTTTGATCCCACAACTAtaattctaggtggtataaaaccagagatacagccatgctACACCTCTACACGCTGCATTGTGTCCAAGTGTACGGACAGACTCTCCCTGGCAATTCTTGGTTAGATCATTGATAGGGGAACTTTACAGCCCGTTTTGTATTAATaggcagttagataggttaataaagtatattacaagaaACTTTCACCTAAACCCTCCTGATACAGCAGCAAAGACAAGTCAGTCTTGTTAAGAATAGATCCTCGCGAGCAGACAAAGATGTTCCTGTCGGCAATTATGTAATCACATATAGCGAAATAGCAGATCTGGTGATTATTCTCGCATATGGCGAACAAAAGTGTATATTACACGAAATGATGGATTCATGGAGGAAGGGCGCTGTAAGAGCAGAACATAGCAGGTTATACGGGGGCAGGATCTATGTGATATGCAGAAGACGTTACACCTCATACCTATAGGCAATGCACTAAAGAGACCCTCGGTGCTCTGCATGATATGTGATGGTTAGGGGGCActcttacagattttgcactggggccaaaCTAATTGTGCTATTCCTGGGGCCACAACAATATCTCAGCATTACATTGTCATGTATGTCCCCTTACCTGTATCCAGATTTAGCAGAATTATCCAGGACATGTATATTGATGTCCTGTCCTAATGTGATTCGTGGGGTTAGACACAAACGTTGCAGCCTCTTCCCTGTGccgatgatgtcacattcatcagtcacatggtacactaaaagctcagtcccattcaaatgaatagggctgagctacaataccaagtacaactgctatacaatgtatggcgcggTTCAGGCCGCAGCGCTCACTGAATGCCATGGCCTCTTCCACAAGCTGATCGATTTGGattccgggtgtcagacccccactaatctcaGATTGATGACCTCATCTGTAGGtaagtcccagaaaatccctttaaagaaatattcAGATCATGTTCTAAAATGTAATTCGCCATACCAGGAAACTGGCATAGCGAGCTTTCATGTTCCAACTGCTctatctacaccagaggactGACCTGCCatctatacagtagatacagaagtCATGGATATCTCATAGGTTTTTCttattatgttttattgtattttttttcctgttttatatGGATTTTCTAGGACTTTTACTAAGGGTTCCATGGCCTACCAGCAGGTGGCGCTCTCTTAACCATAAATAACTCCACTGACCGGTCCGTGGATGACGTAGACTTTCCTGTCACACTCCAAACAATTTAAGCgatgataaaaaaaagttaagaaaaaCTCGTCTGTATTCTACTTGTCACCACAAATATCGGTCTGTGCAAGCACATAGGGGTACGGGATAAAGGCTTATATACTCAGATACTTGCCAAAACAATAGAGACATGGCCAGAACCCGATGAACCCCATTGTAAGTCTTTAGGATCCATATGTTGGAGCCATTGTCTTCAGATGTGTATGTGCTGAGCAGATCCTCCTTGTCAGGAGTGTTAGACAATTGCAAGTCTGTAAGTCCtctagaca
It contains:
- the R3HCC1L gene encoding coiled-coil domain-containing protein R3HCC1L, with amino-acid sequence MDQYRPRNRRPDKALYVPKARRLIADEENVGRETSTEHTGFSSKKTPNRDRHSNPRANWRSTSREYGDPQDVKSSRSPAKKQSEHREQGADRIRTETDANDSLCDNFSSLSITEQTTTSGAVESRLSASHINATAAVHHGSSPKDSQPFDRRVASASHCPKKPNDYRRKSEETWAEQDRARRKAQTKRKCQSRKSENSADLVRRDEGLARFSDSAGRGDSMCVSNHHNVGLPSHTIDNRQVDHIEGTSVHQSAVLHPTAGSAGKTSVSDATEAPSGQLTGSGANNDLCYENRAQRELGPCPVIEEQALEEDSHDAIVCAIELSGGERLSESGGVIQDGVHSSVSLVNANTAQDRPHDVSEADGKPDVGEENRLEGSSSASDSESALETVETSSEVAQATGSLDLEPDVVLADTPQAEALVSAEQSPATSPQPTVYIQVIDPPLASLEVADAVTTVEGAESVPAGVNAESLETSSKQAEPCPGMEDAEPALCSNGGMPSGCSDDPKECNAFTGTDCALEGRTDPGGTSLETTDKVTPCVASATDEESWDSLFNDDGECVDPSHVQELTFTEEGESPKKSRYNYYDYEPEEPPVDDLELSHVIEIYGFPAEFKTEDLLRAFSTYQKKGFDIKWVDDTHALGIFASPITARDALSSKNPLVKVRALSQATRASKVKARACADFLQPAKDRPETSAVLARRLVISALGVRSTQSRAEREAERKKLQEARERRHLEAKQREDAWEGR